Within Romboutsia sp. CE17, the genomic segment CATATAGATCTTTTACTTCAAGTATAATATTACCAACTACATCAGTAATAGCTATTTCTCCAGAATATCACTTTGAAAACTCTATATTAATTGTTGTAGATGGAACTCAATATAAATTTACTCATATAGAAGAGATAAGAGTATTTAAATCGGATAAAAGAATTAATTTGCTTAGATTAAACGGATATGAATTTTGGACTAGAGTTGCAGAAAAATTTTTATAAAAACAACTAAATTTATAAAAAATGAAAATTTAAACTTTTTTCATAGTAAATTTACATTAAATTCATATACTGAATGTATTATATAGTTAAAGAAAGACATATCAAATAAGCATAATACCCTAATTTGATATAGATGTAATAGTAGTTCTCCCTCAAAATTTACTACTATGAATAACACTTAAGATTGCATAAAATATACTAATATTTTATGCAATTTTTTGTTGTAAAAAATGGCTAAATAAATTAGAGGATATAAGTAAAAATATTAGAAGAATTCTACTTTTTTAGATCTTGTAGATGTATTTTAAGATTGATTTAAGGTATAAATGCTATTATTACTTTATAAATTAAGTAGGAGGAGCTTTAATATGAATAAAAGATTTTTATCAATATTATATACACTTTCTTTATGTGTAGTTGTTACAGCATGTTCAGCAAAAACAAACACAGAAAACAATGTATCTGATAGTACAACTAACTCACAAACTGAGATTGCGGTTAAAGAAAGTGAATCTATAGGAGATATTGAAACATATATAAAATTATCTGATGATAATACAGTTGTAGAAGGATCTGGAGTAAATGTAGAAAATAATATAATTACTATTACAGATGCAGGCACATATAGTATAAGTGGAAAATTAAGTGACGGACAAATAATAGTAAATACAAATAAAGAAGAAAAGACTTATATACAGTTAAATGGAGTAGATATTACATGTTCAAATAGTGCACCTATTTACGTTCAAAGTTCAGAAAAAACAGTAATATCACTAGCTGAGAAGAGTAAAAACTATATAAAAGATGGATCAGAATATAAGTTTGAGGATGAAACTTCTGATGAGCCTAATGCAGCAATATTTAGTAAAGAAGATTTAACATTTATAGATAGTGGATCTCTAGAAGTTAGCGGAAATTATGATAGAGGTATAGTAAGTAAAGATGATCTAGTTATAGAAAATGGAAATATAAGTGTAACATCAGTAGGTGATGGTATAAGAGGAAAAGATTCAGTTGTAATGACTGGTGGTAATGTAACTATTAAATCTGGACAAGATGGAATTCAATCAAATAATACAGAAGATACATCTAAAGGATATGTTTTAATACAAGGTGGTAAACTTAATATAACTTCAGAGCAAGATGGAATTCAAGGCGAAAGTAAAGTTTTAATTAGTGGAGGCGATATAAATATATCTTCTGGTGGTGGTAGTGCAAATAGTAGTGCTGGTTCTGATTGGGGTAATTGGGGGATGCAACCAGGACAAAATCCAGGAGATCCTAATAACCAACCTCCTAATATGAATAATGAAACATCAACTACAGAAGATACAATTAGTGCTAAAGGGATTAAAGCCACAACTAATATAACAATTGATGGTGGTAGTATAAATATAGATTCTTCAGATGATGCTATACATTCAAATGAAAGTATAGCAATTAATGGTAGTGAAATAAGCATTTCTTCTGGAGATGATGGAATACATTCAGATGCTACATTAGATATAAATGGTGGTTCTATTGATATTTCAAAATCATACGAAGGTATTGAAAGTGAAGTTATAACAATTAATGATGGAGAGATATATGTAACTTCTAGTGATGATGGTATGAATGCAGCTGGAGGAAATGACGGTTCATCTACAAATGGTCGTCCAGGACAAAATAATTTTCAATCATCAGGAAATGGTGCTATAAATTTAAAGGGTGGATATATAGTAGTAGATTCAAATGGTGACGGAATAGATGCAAATGGATCAATAACAATGACTGATGGAGTTGTTATAGTAAATGGACCAACAAATGGAGGAAATGGTTCATTAGATTATGATGGTACTTTTGATATAAGTGGAGGAACATTAATAGCAGCTGGTAGCCTAGGAATGGTTCAAACTCCAAGTGAATCATCAAGTCAAAATACTTTAAACATAAGTCTATCACAACAAGAAGCTAATTCTTTAGTACATGTAGAAGATGAAGATGGAAATAATATATTAACATTTGCTCCATCAAAAACATATCAATCAGTTGTAGTAAGTTCACCTAATATAAAATCTAATTCAAAATATAAGGTTTATACAGGAGGAAGTTCAACAGGTACTGAAAAAGATGGATTATACTCAGATGGAACATATAAAAGTGGAACGGAAATTGGAAATGCAACTGTATCAAGTAAGATAACTAGTATTAATCAATCTGGAGTTAGCTCATCAGGAAATATGAATAGACCTGGTGGAGTTGAAAATCAAGGTGGTATGCCTGGAGAAAGACCTATAAACTAATATTATAAAAAGATCATATAAAAATAAAACTTTGAGTGTAATAAAATATCAACAAAAAATACCTATGCTGATTTAATTATAAATTTAAATCAACATAGGTATTTTGATAATACTATTTATAAAAATGACTATCTCTAAGTATTTGTGCATTTTTACGATTAATTAAGAATTTCTTCAATTCAGTTAGACATAAAAATAAAATAGCTCTATTTTCAAATTCAACTCTATCTACTGGAAGAGGTTGATTCTTCATAGTACTCATTAATCTACTCAACTCATCTAATAAAAGATTTACAGATTCTTTTTCAAATGAAGTATAACCTATTTTATGTATAAAGGCAGATATAATATGAGCCTGTGGTGGAGTAGTATTAAGTTGAGAAACATAGCTATACAAGTTTTCTAAAATATCTCTTTGGCTTTTTATAATTTCCATATGATCTAAGAAAAATTTAGTATCACTTAATAAGTGGTTATTCATATTTTCATAAGCTGCAGATATACTATTATTTATAAGTGTATTTAGAGTATTTAAATCTTTATTGTACTTACTTTCAACTTGAGGATTAACAATAATATCTGCAATATCTATAAGAACAGCACTTACTTCTTCTTGCATTTTCTTTTGAGTCTCATATATCTTATATTTATTAGATGGTATATATAGGTTTATTAAAACACCTATACCAGCACCTATTATAAATAAACCAGCTTCATTCAAAAACCAATGAAGCGATACTTCACCTTGTAAGAAGTAATGAGAGGCTATAACTACACACATTGCAATTACATCTTGAATATTAAATATAAAACAAAGTGTTATAACTATAAAAATGTAAATTGAGAAAGAATATAAATGATACCCAATAATATTAAAACATAAATATGAAAATATCGTGCAGATAATAAAACCATAAATTTTCCCTAAAGTACCTTTTAAAGTTTCTTTTTTAGTATTTTTTACTGTAAGTAGGGTTATAACTCCTGCTACAGTAGAATATTCTAATTTCAATAACCAAGCAATAAAAATAGCAAGGGAACTTCCAAGTGATAATTTTACTATCTTAAGTGCATTAGTTTTATTCAAATATAAAACCCCCTATATATATTAATTTGACAGATAAAATTTTAGCATAAATTTATATATTTTAAAACTTAATAGGAAGCTCAATAAAAAAAGTTGTATCTTTATTTAATGTACTTTGAGCATATATTTTGCCTTTATGTTGTTCAACTATAGATTTAGCAATAGATAGACCTAATCCATATCCACCAGTATCTCTTACCCTAGAGGTATCAACTCTATAAAATCTCTCAAAAATCTTTTCTAGATGTTCAGAAGGAATACCTAAACCTGTATTTTTTATAGACAGTCTTAAGGTATTTTTTTCTGAGTATAGGTTTATATGGATTTCACCATTATTAGATGTATGTTTTATAGCATTGTCCATTATAATACTAAATAATTTTTTTATACTTTCTTTATCCCCATTTATAAAAATATCTTTACTTATATTAGTATTTAGAGTTATATTATTTTCAAAAATAATAGCATCAAATTGAAGTATCATACTTTCAATTATTTTACTAATATTTATTTTAGTGAAGACAAGATTATTATTTTCACTATCTAATTTTGCTAAAGAAAGCATCTCAGTAACTAATTCAGACATTCTATCAGTCTGTAAATTTATATAATTAATCCATTTGCTTTGGTTTTTTATTGTATCATCAGGATTACTTAGGATCAAGGATGTATTTGTTTTTATTATGGTTAAAGGAGTTTTTAACTCATGTGAAGCATCTGCAATAAATTGCTTTTGTTTTTCAAAAACTAGTTTTATTGGTTTAATACTTTTATTGGTTAAATAAATACTTATAATCAAAAGTACAATCAAACTTATAGTTCCTACAAAAAGAAATATCTTTAATAAGGAAGATTTAAGGTTTTCTTGATAAGACACGTTTAAAAGTACTATTTTAGAAAAAGGTGAATCAGATTTTTTTAAAAATATATACGGTTCATCATTAATAATTATTTTATCAGAATTATTCTTTTCTTTTAGTATATTGCTTACAATATCTTGTAAGTAATCATAATCAATACTTAAATTAAATGAAATAAAGCTTTTTGTTATTAATCCGTTATCATCTACATCTACTATAATATTACTATAATTAGGCTTAGGTTTATGATTAGTAACCATTAGAGAGTGAAGAGTTTCGTTAATGTCTCTATTAAGGCTACTATTAGTCATAAAGTATATAGTTCCAAAAATACTAATAAAAACTGTAGTTAAGAGGCTCATATTTATTAAGATAAACTTGAGCTTTAATTTGTCGAACATATTTACTCCTCCAGTTTATATCCAACTCTTCTTATGGTAGATATTTTTACGTTGGAATTTATATGAGTTAATTTTTTTCTTAAAAAAGAAATATACACTTCTATATTATTGTGGTCAATATCTGAATCAAATCCCCATAGCTTTGTTATTAAATCATCTTTACTTACTATGATTTTAGGTCTTTGCATAAAATAATTTAAGATTTCAAATTCTTTTAGTGTAAGTGTTATAGAGTTGTTATTACATTCTAAATCATAGTTTAATAAATTAAGTTTAATATCTCCAAATTCTAATATATTATCATTTATAATTTCACCTTTTC encodes:
- a CDS encoding aromatic acid exporter family protein, whose product is MNKTNALKIVKLSLGSSLAIFIAWLLKLEYSTVAGVITLLTVKNTKKETLKGTLGKIYGFIICTIFSYLCFNIIGYHLYSFSIYIFIVITLCFIFNIQDVIAMCVVIASHYFLQGEVSLHWFLNEAGLFIIGAGIGVLINLYIPSNKYKIYETQKKMQEEVSAVLIDIADIIVNPQVESKYNKDLNTLNTLINNSISAAYENMNNHLLSDTKFFLDHMEIIKSQRDILENLYSYVSQLNTTPPQAHIISAFIHKIGYTSFEKESVNLLLDELSRLMSTMKNQPLPVDRVEFENRAILFLCLTELKKFLINRKNAQILRDSHFYK
- a CDS encoding sensor histidine kinase, translated to MFDKLKLKFILINMSLLTTVFISIFGTIYFMTNSSLNRDINETLHSLMVTNHKPKPNYSNIIVDVDDNGLITKSFISFNLSIDYDYLQDIVSNILKEKNNSDKIIINDEPYIFLKKSDSPFSKIVLLNVSYQENLKSSLLKIFLFVGTISLIVLLIISIYLTNKSIKPIKLVFEKQKQFIADASHELKTPLTIIKTNTSLILSNPDDTIKNQSKWINYINLQTDRMSELVTEMLSLAKLDSENNNLVFTKINISKIIESMILQFDAIIFENNITLNTNISKDIFINGDKESIKKLFSIIMDNAIKHTSNNGEIHINLYSEKNTLRLSIKNTGLGIPSEHLEKIFERFYRVDTSRVRDTGGYGLGLSIAKSIVEQHKGKIYAQSTLNKDTTFFIELPIKF
- a CDS encoding carbohydrate-binding domain-containing protein → MNKRFLSILYTLSLCVVVTACSAKTNTENNVSDSTTNSQTEIAVKESESIGDIETYIKLSDDNTVVEGSGVNVENNIITITDAGTYSISGKLSDGQIIVNTNKEEKTYIQLNGVDITCSNSAPIYVQSSEKTVISLAEKSKNYIKDGSEYKFEDETSDEPNAAIFSKEDLTFIDSGSLEVSGNYDRGIVSKDDLVIENGNISVTSVGDGIRGKDSVVMTGGNVTIKSGQDGIQSNNTEDTSKGYVLIQGGKLNITSEQDGIQGESKVLISGGDINISSGGGSANSSAGSDWGNWGMQPGQNPGDPNNQPPNMNNETSTTEDTISAKGIKATTNITIDGGSINIDSSDDAIHSNESIAINGSEISISSGDDGIHSDATLDINGGSIDISKSYEGIESEVITINDGEIYVTSSDDGMNAAGGNDGSSTNGRPGQNNFQSSGNGAINLKGGYIVVDSNGDGIDANGSITMTDGVVIVNGPTNGGNGSLDYDGTFDISGGTLIAAGSLGMVQTPSESSSQNTLNISLSQQEANSLVHVEDEDGNNILTFAPSKTYQSVVVSSPNIKSNSKYKVYTGGSSTGTEKDGLYSDGTYKSGTEIGNATVSSKITSINQSGVSSSGNMNRPGGVENQGGMPGERPIN